Proteins from a single region of Verrucosispora sp. NA02020:
- the ddaH gene encoding dimethylargininase, producing the protein MDATSQRFLMCRPTYFAVDYAINPWMDPTAPVDTDRAVRQWERLRQVYRDLGHVVEEITPLPGLPDMVFAANGGTVIGDRAMAVQFRDPQRADEAPAYRSWFENAGFEVYDPKHVNEGEGDVLLAGDVVLAGTGFRTAHASHAQLQEVFGYPVVTMHLVDPRFYHLDTALTVLDERTVAYLPEAFSPGSRAVLRRLFPDAVHATMADAEVLGLNAVSDGRHVVLPEQATGLAATLRDRGYQTIGVDLSELRKAGGGPKCCTLRLRQGKASQ; encoded by the coding sequence ATGGACGCCACCAGCCAGCGCTTCCTGATGTGCCGGCCGACGTACTTCGCCGTCGACTATGCGATCAACCCGTGGATGGACCCGACCGCCCCGGTCGACACCGACCGTGCCGTGCGGCAGTGGGAGCGGCTGCGGCAGGTGTACCGCGACCTGGGTCACGTCGTCGAGGAGATCACCCCGCTGCCGGGCCTGCCCGACATGGTCTTCGCCGCCAACGGGGGCACCGTGATCGGTGACCGGGCGATGGCCGTGCAGTTCCGCGACCCGCAGCGCGCCGACGAGGCGCCCGCGTACCGGTCCTGGTTCGAGAACGCCGGCTTCGAGGTGTACGACCCGAAGCACGTCAACGAGGGCGAGGGCGACGTCCTGCTCGCCGGTGACGTGGTGCTCGCCGGCACCGGCTTCCGCACCGCGCACGCCTCGCACGCCCAGTTGCAGGAGGTGTTCGGCTACCCGGTGGTCACCATGCACCTGGTCGACCCGCGCTTCTACCACCTGGACACCGCGCTCACCGTGCTCGACGAGCGGACCGTGGCGTACCTGCCGGAGGCGTTCTCCCCCGGCAGCCGGGCCGTGCTGCGCCGGTTGTTTCCGGACGCGGTGCACGCCACCATGGCCGACGCCGAGGTGCTGGGCCTGAACGCGGTCAGCGACGGTCGGCACGTGGTGCTGCCGGAGCAGGCCACCGGCCTGGCCGCGACGCTGCGGGACCGGGGCTACCAGACGATCGGCGTCGACCTGTCCGAGCTGCGCAAGGCCGGCGGTGGACCGAAGTGCTGCACGTTGCGACTCCGTCAGGGAAAGGCGAGCCAGTGA
- the rocD gene encoding ornithine--oxo-acid transaminase, whose translation MIEDMLRTPAAVRDAERHTAHNYHPLPVVISSAEGAWVTDVDGRRYLDCLAGYSALNFGHRHPTLIAAAHAQLDRLTLTSRAFVHDQFADFCRELAALCGKDLVLPMNTGAEAVETGIKVARKWGYQVKGVPDGQATIVVADGNFHGRTTTIVSFSTDEDARADFGPYTPGFRIVPYGDLAALAEAVDEHTVAVLLEPIQGEQGVVVPPEGYLAGVRRLCDERTVLFIADEIQSGLGRTGATFACEQEGVVPDMYLLGKALGGGIVPVSAVAADAAVLGVLRPGQHGSTFGGNPLACAVATEVVRLLATGEFQRRSTELGERLHAGLRALIGKGLVAVRGRGLWVGLDIDPTLMSGREACERLMERGVLAKDTHGSTIRLAPPLVITEEEIDHAVAQLTAVLAG comes from the coding sequence GTGATCGAGGACATGCTGCGGACTCCGGCCGCGGTGCGGGACGCCGAGCGTCACACCGCGCACAACTACCACCCGCTGCCGGTGGTGATCTCCTCCGCCGAGGGTGCCTGGGTCACCGACGTGGACGGTCGGCGGTATCTCGACTGTCTGGCCGGCTACTCGGCGCTGAACTTCGGGCACCGGCACCCGACGCTGATCGCCGCCGCGCACGCCCAGCTCGACCGGCTGACGCTGACCAGCCGGGCGTTCGTGCACGACCAGTTCGCCGACTTCTGCCGGGAACTCGCGGCGCTCTGCGGCAAGGACCTCGTGCTGCCGATGAATACCGGCGCCGAGGCGGTGGAGACCGGCATCAAGGTCGCCCGCAAGTGGGGTTACCAGGTCAAGGGCGTACCGGACGGGCAGGCCACCATCGTGGTCGCCGACGGCAACTTCCACGGCCGGACCACCACCATCGTCAGCTTCTCCACCGACGAGGACGCGCGGGCCGACTTCGGGCCGTACACGCCGGGCTTCCGGATCGTGCCCTACGGTGACCTGGCCGCGCTGGCCGAGGCGGTCGACGAGCACACCGTGGCGGTGCTGCTGGAGCCGATCCAGGGCGAGCAGGGCGTGGTGGTGCCGCCGGAGGGCTACCTGGCCGGTGTCCGGCGGCTCTGCGACGAGCGCACCGTGCTGTTCATCGCCGACGAGATCCAGTCCGGTCTGGGCCGCACCGGCGCCACCTTCGCCTGCGAGCAGGAGGGCGTGGTGCCGGACATGTACCTGCTGGGCAAGGCGCTCGGCGGCGGCATCGTGCCGGTCTCGGCGGTGGCCGCCGACGCGGCGGTGCTCGGGGTGCTCCGGCCCGGCCAGCACGGCTCCACCTTCGGCGGCAACCCGCTGGCCTGCGCGGTGGCCACCGAGGTGGTCCGGCTGCTGGCTACCGGCGAGTTCCAGCGGCGCTCGACCGAGCTGGGCGAGCGGCTGCACGCCGGCCTGCGCGCACTGATCGGCAAGGGCCTGGTCGCGGTACGCGGCCGGGGGCTGTGGGTCGGGCTGGACATCGACCCGACGCTGATGAGCGGCCGGGAGGCGTGCGAGCGGCTGATGGAGCGCGGCGTACTCGCCAAGGACACCCACGGCTCGACCATCCGCCTCGCCCCGCCGCTGGTGATCACCGAGGAGGAGATCGACCACGCGGTGGCCCAGTTGACGGCGGTACTGGCCGGCTGA
- a CDS encoding FHA domain-containing protein: MRFEISKVLDAIEGRVCTGPQLVRAVIDLAEVIRYQDLDGGRPASTLRLGMVFDALARSLEEDTVPVYAVVHRGVLSDADLTSNERMVVRRWADDGLVEVLDNPGDRMLEVADLLGLPVLSRVRFDGLRGRFPWLVDQPGRVLAPVPGAGGPVFIAHVGGGHIPLTGPPSPAGVQLLARQWRCSESGCTLFGGAGGGGAFADLARIDRAPTGQPPPSLRGGVPTCPRHGTRLRDDGPRPRSEVLAVRVGGLIRRRFVLTEDQPVTIGRAPESANAIMLGQWLNDEARRWISRSHLRLELRGGDIVATDVSTNGSGIRPGGSMAESDRLPLAPQQSRALGSGDMVELYPGVQIGRPSDLPSGAPYNPDSVMSEAPTMAMRLPR, translated from the coding sequence ATGAGGTTCGAGATCAGCAAGGTCCTGGACGCGATCGAGGGGCGGGTCTGCACCGGCCCGCAGCTCGTCCGTGCGGTGATCGACCTCGCCGAGGTCATCCGCTACCAGGACCTCGACGGCGGCCGACCGGCCAGCACGTTGCGCCTCGGCATGGTCTTCGACGCGCTGGCGCGCAGCCTGGAGGAGGACACCGTCCCGGTCTACGCGGTGGTGCACCGGGGGGTGCTCTCCGACGCCGACCTGACCTCCAACGAGCGAATGGTGGTCCGCCGCTGGGCCGACGACGGCCTGGTCGAGGTGCTGGACAATCCGGGTGACCGGATGCTTGAGGTGGCCGACCTGCTCGGCCTGCCGGTGCTCAGCCGGGTCCGCTTCGACGGCCTGCGCGGGCGGTTCCCCTGGCTGGTCGACCAGCCCGGCCGGGTGCTCGCCCCGGTGCCCGGTGCCGGTGGGCCGGTCTTCATCGCCCATGTCGGTGGCGGCCACATCCCGCTCACCGGGCCGCCGTCACCGGCCGGTGTCCAGTTGCTCGCCCGGCAGTGGCGCTGTTCCGAGTCGGGCTGCACCCTCTTCGGCGGTGCCGGCGGCGGGGGTGCCTTCGCCGACCTGGCCCGGATCGACCGCGCGCCGACCGGCCAGCCGCCACCGTCGCTGCGCGGTGGCGTACCCACCTGCCCCCGGCACGGCACCCGGCTCCGCGACGACGGCCCCCGGCCGCGCAGCGAGGTCCTGGCGGTACGCGTCGGTGGCCTGATCCGGCGTCGCTTCGTGCTCACCGAGGACCAGCCGGTCACGATCGGCCGCGCCCCGGAGAGCGCCAACGCGATCATGCTGGGCCAGTGGCTCAACGACGAGGCCCGGCGCTGGATCAGCCGCAGTCATCTGCGGCTTGAGCTGCGGGGCGGCGACATCGTCGCGACCGACGTGAGCACCAACGGCTCCGGCATCCGGCCGGGCGGCTCGATGGCCGAGTCGGACCGCCTGCCGCTGGCACCGCAGCAGTCCCGCGCCCTCGGGAGCGGGGACATGGTGGAGCTGTACCCGGGCGTGCAGATCGGGCGGCCGAGCGATCTGCCCTCGGGTGCGCCGTACAACCCCGACTCGGTGATGTCCGAGGCGCCGACCATGGCGATGCGCCTGCCCCGCTGA
- a CDS encoding 4a-hydroxytetrahydrobiopterin dehydratase — MADVLTAEAVRNELGGLADWSGDPAGITRTVELASFPAAVTVVDRVAVVAEELDHHPDIDIRWRTLTFRCVTHSAGGVTLRDVELARRIDEIVGAAR; from the coding sequence ATGGCTGACGTGCTCACCGCCGAGGCGGTGCGAAACGAGCTGGGTGGACTGGCGGACTGGTCGGGAGACCCCGCCGGGATCACCCGCACGGTGGAGCTGGCCAGCTTCCCGGCCGCCGTCACGGTCGTCGACCGGGTCGCCGTGGTGGCGGAGGAGCTGGACCATCACCCGGACATCGACATCCGGTGGCGGACGCTGACGTTCCGCTGTGTCACCCATTCGGCCGGCGGCGTCACCCTGCGCGACGTCGAGCTGGCCCGGCGGATCGACGAGATCGTGGGGGCGGCCCGATGA